The stretch of DNA CCAAAGGCCGGAGGCATAGAAGCGATCGAGCCCCCCAAGTTGAAGGCGGAACCGAAATGTGCTAAGATCGGCCCATAAAAGAACATGGGGCGAAAGGTGACATAGATGAAACAACAACGGCCGTATCCCAAAGTGAAGATATCCCGCAAGGCAGAACGCAGCGTCAAGAACGGGCATCCCTGGATATACGGGGAAGAGATTCTTGCCACCGACGGCGAGCTCCAGGACGGCGGGCTGGTGGATGTGTTGGCCGGCAACGCCTATATGGGTACCGGCTTTTACAACAGCGCCAGCAAGATCACCGTGCGCCTGATTTCCCGCAACGCCAACGACGTCTTTGACGCTCGCTTCTGGCGCCGCCGGGTGGAGTATGCAGTTCGCTACCGCCAAACGGTCATGCCCGGTGCGGACTTTACCTGCTGTCGCCTGATTCACGGTGAGGCTGACCAGATGCCGGGGCTGACCGTGGACCGCTACAGCAGCCTCCTATCGGTGCAGGTCACTTGCCTGGGCATGGAACTAATTAAGGATACCATCTATCGCGCCCTTTGGGATGTTCTTACCGCCATGGGCGAGACTGTCACCGGCATTTACGAGCGCAATGACATAGCCTTGCGCGCCAAAGAAGGACTGGCAGAATATAAGGGTTGGTACCTGCTTGCTGACATGCCGGTACCGGCATCGGCCGTGACGGAGATCTGCGAAAACGGCGTGCGATACCTGGTGGATGTGGAAAACGGGCAGAAAACCGGGTTTTTTCTTGACCAGAAATATAACCGGGCCGCGGTGGCCAGGATTGCCAAAGGCAAGCGAGTACTGGACTGCTTCACCCATACAGGCTCCTTCGGCCTTAACGCCGCTTTAGGCGGGGCGGAGCATGTAACCTGTGTGGATGTCTCCCAATCCGCCGTCGACATGGCCAAGGCCAATGCCGCCCGCAACGGTTTGGACGGCAAAATGGATTTCCTGTGCGAGGACGTGTTTGAACTGTTAACCAGGCTGGCAGAACAGAAATGCCGGAACTATGACCTCATCATCCTGGACCCGCCGGCCTTTACCAAGTCCCGCCAGACGGTGCAGGCCGCAGCCAAGGGGTATAAAGAAATTAACCTGAAGGCCATGAAGCTGCTGCCCCGGGGCGGGTACCTGGCCACCTGCAGCTGCAGCCATTTCATGACCAATGAGCTGTTCCGTCAAGTACTAGCCGGCGCGGCAAGGGATGCCGCCGTATCTTTAAGGCAGGTTGAAGCCCGCCAGCAGTCCCCGGACCACCCTATCCTCTGGAATGTGCCGGAGACGGACTACCTTAAGTTCTACATTTTCCAGGTGGTATAACCGGTGTTCCGCCGTCCTCGCAATGCCGGCAGAACAGGCCGCCGCCCCTCATCTTCCCGCCTGACAGC from Clostridia bacterium encodes:
- a CDS encoding class I SAM-dependent rRNA methyltransferase; amino-acid sequence: MKQQRPYPKVKISRKAERSVKNGHPWIYGEEILATDGELQDGGLVDVLAGNAYMGTGFYNSASKITVRLISRNANDVFDARFWRRRVEYAVRYRQTVMPGADFTCCRLIHGEADQMPGLTVDRYSSLLSVQVTCLGMELIKDTIYRALWDVLTAMGETVTGIYERNDIALRAKEGLAEYKGWYLLADMPVPASAVTEICENGVRYLVDVENGQKTGFFLDQKYNRAAVARIAKGKRVLDCFTHTGSFGLNAALGGAEHVTCVDVSQSAVDMAKANAARNGLDGKMDFLCEDVFELLTRLAEQKCRNYDLIILDPPAFTKSRQTVQAAAKGYKEINLKAMKLLPRGGYLATCSCSHFMTNELFRQVLAGAARDAAVSLRQVEARQQSPDHPILWNVPETDYLKFYIFQVV